One part of the Sarcophilus harrisii chromosome 5, mSarHar1.11, whole genome shotgun sequence genome encodes these proteins:
- the NECAP1 gene encoding adaptin ear-binding coat-associated protein 1, with protein MAAENGQLSPVAGFNMVALLCDLEMSDGCSQDSLVSRHGSGAAGRHCGDITPCPSPPAPTSAPAPLCVLPSPEDSESGSKMAAEAEYESILCVKPEISVYRIPPRTSNRGYRASDWKLDQPDWTGRLRITSKGKIAYIKLEDKVSGELFAQAPVDQYPGIAVETVTDSSRYFVIRIQDGTGRSAFIGIGFTDRGDAFDFNVSLQDHFKWVKQETEITKESQEMDTRPKLDLGFKEGQTIKLSIGNITTKKAGTSKPRPAGAGGLSLLPPPPGGKVTIPPPSSSVPIANHVTPPPIQKSIQGGSDADILLDFDSPVPVSNTPAPAPVSAPGPANAVTDLWGDFSTASSSVPNQTPQPSNWVQF; from the exons ATGGCCGCTGAGAATGGGCAGCTTTCACCCGTTGCAGGCTTCAACATGGTGGCGCTGCTTTGCGACCTCGAAATGTCTGATGGGTGCTCGCAGGACTCCCTGGTATCGCGGCACGGAAGTGGCGCCGCCGGACGCCACTGCGGTGACATCACTCCCTGTCCGTCTCCCCCCGCCCCTACCTCCGCCCCCGCTCCGCTCTGTGTACTCCCTTCTCCCGAAGACTCGGAGAGCGGATCCAAGATGGCGGCCGAGGCGGAGTACGAGTCCATTCTGTGCGTGAAGCCCGAGATCAGCGTCTACCGCATCCCGCCGCGCACCTCCAACCGCGGATACAG GGCATCTGACTGGAAACTAGATCAGCCTGATTGGACTGGTCGTCTCCGAATCACTTCCAAAGGGAAGATTGCCTACATCAAACTTGAAGACAAAGTATCAG GGGAGCTATTTGCTCAGGCACCAGTGGACCAATATCCTGGCATTGCTGTGGAGACAGTGACAGATTCTAGCCGATATTTTGTGATCCGGATTCAAGATGGCACTG GACGTAGTGCTTTCATTGGTATCGGCTTCACAGATCGGGGTGATGCCTTTGACTTCAACGTTTCTCTGCAAGATCACTTCAA ATGGGTAAAGCAGGAAACTGAGATCACCAAAGAGTCTCAGGAAATGGACACTCGTCCCAAGTTGGATCTAGGTTttaaggaaggacaaacaatcaAATTGAGTATTGGG AATATTACCACAAAGAAAGCAGGAACATCTAAGCCTCGACCTGCAGGGGCTGGGGGCCTGAGCTTACTGCCACCTCCACCTGGAGGCAAAGTGACTATTCCCCCACCTTCATCTTCAGTACCTATTGCAAATCATGTCACTCCACCTCCCATCCAGAAGTCCATCCAAGGTGGCAGTGATGCAG ATATCCTGTTAGACTTTGATTCTCCTGTTCCTGTCTCAAATACACCAGCACCTGCTCCTGTTTCTGCTCCTGGTCCTGCTAATGCAGTGACTGATCTATGGGGAGACTTCAGTACTGCATCCAG CTCTGTTCCAAATCAGACACCACAGCCGTCCAACTGGGTCCAATTCTGA